One window from the genome of Oryza glaberrima chromosome 3, OglaRS2, whole genome shotgun sequence encodes:
- the LOC127765562 gene encoding glycerophosphodiester phosphodiesterase GDPD6-like, with the protein MAAFWLISIIVLVLLSGESNANPAASQQSQLDVNHRKPLQTFRPYNIAHRGSNGEIPEETTAAYLRAIEEGADFIESDILATKDGHLICFHDVILDATTDIANRTEFANRKRTYEVERQNVTGWFVVDFTLEELKSLRVKQRYNFRDQQYNGKYQIITFDEYILIALYADRVVGIYPELKNPIFINEHVKWSDGKKFEDKFVQTLLKYGYKGEYMSEDWLKQPLFIQSFAPSSLIYMSNMTNSPKIFLIDDTTVRTQDTNQSYYEITSDAYLAFIRKYIVGIGPWKDTIVPPINNYLGPPTDLVARAHALNLQVHPYTFRNENMFLHFDFHQDPYLEYEYWLGEIGVDGLFTDFTGTLHRFQECTTPYPKNEKNAEALLQKIYYMLKDSGY; encoded by the exons aTGGCTGCCTTCT GGCTCATCTCTATCATTGTCCTTGTACTACTTTCTGGAGAATCCAATGCCAATCCAGCTGCCTCTCAGCAGAGTCAGCTGGATGTTAACCACAGGAAGCCACTTCAAACTTTCAGACCTTACAACATTGCCCACAGGGGTTCCAATGGTGAAATACCCGAAGAGACCACGGCTGCCTACCTG AGGGCTATTGAAGAAGGTGCAGACTTCATAGAGTCTGACATACTTGCAACAAAGGACGGACATCTGATATGTTTCCACGATGTTATATTGGACGCAACAACTGATATCGCCAATCGTACAGAATTTGCCAACAGGAAGAGAACCTATGAAGTTGAGAGACAAAATGTGACCGGCTGGTTTGTTG TGGATTTTACTCTTGAAGAACTCAAGTCACTGAGGGTGAAACAACGCTACAATTTCAGGGACCAACAGTACAATG GGAAGTACCAGATTATTACATTTGATGAGTACATCTTGATTGCGCTTTATGCCGATAGGGTTGTTGGGATATACCCAGAGCTCAAGAATCCCATTTTCATCAACGAGCAC GTCAAATGGTCAGACGGGAAGAAGTTTGAGGACAAGTTTGTCCAGACACTGCTGAAATATGGTTACAAAGGCGAATACATGTCTGAAGATTGGCTTAAACAGCCATTGTTCATTCAATCCTTCGCACCATCGTCACTCATTTACATGTCAAATATGACAAACTCTCCAAAAATATTCCTAATCGACGATACCACAGTTAGAACTCAAGACACTAATCAG TCATACTACGAGATAACTTCGGACGCTTACCTTGCGTTCATAAGGAAGTACATAGTTGGCATTGGACCATGGAAAGATACAATTGTTCCTCCCATAAATAATTACCTAGGTCCCCCAACCGATCTTGTCGCGCGAGCACACGCTCTGAATCTTCAG GTGCATCCATACACTTTCAGAAACGAGAACATGTTCTTGCACTTCGACTTCCACCAAGACCCTTATCTTGAGTACGAGTATTGGCTCGGTGAGATTGGCGTCGACGGGCTTTTCACTGATTTCACTGGTACCTTGCACAGGTTCCAGGAATGCACAACTCCGTATCCAAAGAATGAAAAGAATGCAGAGGCACTCTTGCAGAAAATTTACTACATGCTGAAGGATAGCGGATACTAA
- the LOC127767785 gene encoding transcription initiation factor TFIID subunit 8-like: protein MIGARPSAKASMSSRGGGGGGRAGRVGGGGGGGAGGGGGGGGGGGGGGAAAAAAGGGGDFGRAVARAAVARMLEAAGFACAHRSAVDALVDVLLRYICQLGRAATFHANLAGRAAANECDVIQFLEECGAAYYGFAGAASVSARCLANSAVVKDMAVFVGASKESPFAGRPLPRFPVQRVPLHSTTSFAALGRESGMSHVPEWLPAFPEPHTYVRSELWSEEVAKAGADEVERARQRRKAEKSLLSLQRRLALAGADGFRPGMLVDDAVKANGLDVVESKANPFHERALPYGEKVVSEVTMPGVGKTFSVVEAFAPAFEESKGGEFDEGMDQGQNDSQTQKRVVPKERPPVYFRIGIDKKSMVMALNSRALVELKDPWFFKEDKEQRAELILREAMDNPHELTQL from the coding sequence ATGATTGGGGCGCGGCCGAGCGCGAAGGCGAGCATGAGCAGCAGAGGCGGCGGGGGTGGTGGCCGGGCCGGCAGggtaggcggcggtggtggcggaggagcaggaggaggaggaggaggaggaggaggaggaggagggggaggagcagcggcggcagcagctggtggaggaggggacttcgggagggcggtggcgagagcggcggtggcgcggatgCTGGAGGCGGCTGGCTTCGCCTGCGCGCACCGCTCGGCGGTGGACGCGCTCGTCGACGTCCTCCTGCGGTACATCTGCCAGCTCGGCCGTGCCGCCACGTTCCACGCCaacctcgccggccgcgccgccgcaaaCGAGTGCGACGTCATACAGTTCCTCGAGGAGTGCGGCGCGGCCTACTATGGCTTCGCGGGGGCCGCCTCGGTTTCTGCCCGTTGCCTCGCCAACTCCGCCGTCGTCAAGGATATGGCCGTGTTTGTTGGCGCGTCCAAGGAATCCCCGTTCGCGGGCCGGCCATTGCCGAGGTTTCCGGTACAGCGTGTGCCGCTGCACTCGACGACGAGCTTTGCGGCCTTGGGTAGGGAGAGCGGGATGAGCCATGTCCCGGAATGGCTCCCGGCCTTTCCGGAACCTCACACGTATGTGAGGAGCGAGCTGTGGAGTGAGGAGGTGGCTAAGGCTGGGGCGGATGAGGTGGAGCGGGCGCGGCAGCGGAGGAAAGCTGAGAAGTCGCTGCTCAGCCTGCAACGGCGTCTTGCTCTTGCAGGTGCCGACGGGTTCCGACCAGGAATGCTGGTCGATGATGCAGTCAAAGCGAATGGACTAGATGTGGTTGAGAGCAAGGCGAATCCGTTTCATGAGCGAGCATTGCCTTATGGGGAGAAGGTGGTGTCCGAGGTTACCATGCCTGGTGTGGGGAAGACATTCTCTGTTGTTGAGGCCTTCGCACCCGCATTTGAAGAATCAAAAGGTGGAGAATTTGATGAGGGTATGGATCAGGGCCAAAATGATAGTCAGACTCAGAAGAGGGTTGTTCCAAAAGAGAGGCCACCGGTGTATTTTAGAATTGGGATTGATAAGAAGTCAATGGTGATGGCACTGAATTCGAGAGCTCTGGTTGAACTGAAGGATCCCTGGTTCTTCAAGGAGGATAAGGAGCAGAGGGCAGAGTTGATACTAAGGGAAGCAATGGATAATCCACATGAACTTACTCAGCTTTAA